The sequence CACAAGCCGCATCGGACTGGAATTATCTTATAATATATGGAATAACAACCCAATAAAGGCACCGGATAAGTTATGGCTGTTAGCTATATATGTAGGCTTTTAGCGGGTTTCCTTCTTTTTTACAATGCGGAAACCGGCTATGAACTGTTCAGCATAGGTTGCCAGCTGGAGCTGGACGGCAAGATTGAAGAGGCACTCGTTTATTATGAAAGAGCAAGACGTCTGTCACCCGACTCACCGGAGATCTATACGGTCATTGCGAATGCCTTATTCAAAATAAGAGAGTTCGACCAGGGGATAAAATATTGTAAGGAAGGACTTCGGATCGCACCGGATAACGACGACCTGTACTACACCCTTGCCATCGGCTACATCGGAAAAGGAGATTTGAAATCAGCCGTCGTCATCTATGAACGGCTGCTGGAGAAATCACCGCAAGACATTGAACTCTACAACAGTCTTTCAATATTATACGAAGCGACAGGAGAGTTCAAGAAGGCGAGCGGGATTCTCTTGAATATGCCGGACACCCTGAAAAATTCCGATATATTCGTCAGACTGGGCGCTCTTGCCGGCAAAGAAAACGACCATACAACCGCACTCACTTATTATCGCCGGGCGTTCACTATGGATACCACCAATGTTACGGCGCTCGTCGGGCTCGGAACCGGCTACGACTTATTGAATGTCAAAGATTCGGCTATCTATTACTATGAAAAGTCGCTGATCGAAGACTCATTGCTTCTCACCGTCGGTAAACGGCTTGTTGAACTCTATTCTGATACTGAACAATACCGCGATCTGATAAAGATCGCCGGAAAGATTCTCGAACGTGAATATAAGAACGGATATATACGAAGAAGTCTTGGATTTTCACTATATAAAATGGGGATGTTT is a genomic window of candidate division WOR-3 bacterium containing:
- a CDS encoding tetratricopeptide repeat protein, which codes for MAVSYICRLLAGFLLFYNAETGYELFSIGCQLELDGKIEEALVYYERARRLSPDSPEIYTVIANALFKIREFDQGIKYCKEGLRIAPDNDDLYYTLAIGYIGKGDLKSAVVIYERLLEKSPQDIELYNSLSILYEATGEFKKASGILLNMPDTLKNSDIFVRLGALAGKENDHTTALTYYRRAFTMDTTNVTALVGLGTGYDLLNVKDSAIYYYEKSLIEDSLLLTVGKRLVELYSDTEQYRDLIKIAGKILEREYKNGYIRRSLGFSLYKMGMFKEALQEFLLASRLDPDDTYSKFYIGRIYLEDGDYEAAVKEIEDALKVNPDFIELWIYLGFIAIDIKDFKTARHAFTEAAHRGGDLIQVYYLLGVVSEMERRYTDAYYNYKKALKYNPDDLSSLEALANLCERLGRKDEAFRTFHKIIEIDTTNAVALNYVGYTLAEQNDSLEYALELINRALVLEGDNAYYLDSRGWVFYQMGRYEAALEELKKAAQLAEDAIIFEHLGDIYMKLNDPTNAAAAYQRALEQDPQNQKIRKKLEQLNK